In Kocuria turfanensis, a single genomic region encodes these proteins:
- a CDS encoding alkyl sulfatase C-terminal domain-containing protein — protein MSGWCSGAGDAVRRRTARAGGGGGPGHPGDARGRGGAAAHRVHRIRRGPVGGRPVPAPVPGLLRVRGAGGRRARCPGGFHRRAGVVRAAPARADPGGGVRPRAGPAPRAPAARPARRHLRAARLRRGERHLALRHLSGAHELRHGTGGTPASTVGADVLAQLTPDQLFDALAVRVDGPRCWHEHLVLELDLTDTGARYRLELRNGVLTHTVAAPGARADAVLHLPAAALPRIAGTVADPAALTAAGVVVDGDVGAVGRLLAALEAPDPGFAIVTP, from the coding sequence ATCTCGGGCTGGTGCTCGGGTGCCGGCGATGCTGTTCGCCGGCGGACTGCCCGTGCCGGCGGCGGCGGTGGCCCTGGACATCCCGGTGATGCTCGCGGCCGCGGTGGCGCTGCTGCCCATCGCGTTCACCGGATTCGCCGTGGCCCGGTAGGAGGGCGGCCTGTTCCTGCTCCTGTACCTGGTCTACTCCGGGTACGTGGTGCTGGAGGCCGCCGAGCACGATGCCCTGGAGGGTTTCACCGCCGTGCCGGTGTCGTTCGTGCTGCCCCTGCTCGTGCTGACCCTGGTGGCGGTGTCCGCCCACGAGCTGGGCCGGCGCCGCGGGCGCCGGCCGCTCGACCGGCTCGCCGACACCTACGAGCAGCTCGGCTACGGCGCGGAGAACGGCACCTGGCGCTGCGCCATCTCTCCGGCGCGCACGAGCTGCGCCACGGCACCGGCGGCACCCCGGCAAGCACCGTCGGGGCCGACGTGCTGGCCCAGCTCACCCCCGACCAGCTCTTCGACGCGCTCGCCGTGCGCGTCGACGGCCCACGCTGCTGGCACGAGCACCTCGTCCTGGAGCTCGACCTCACCGACACCGGCGCCCGGTACCGGCTGGAGCTGCGCAACGGCGTGCTCACCCACACGGTCGCCGCGCCGGGGGCCCGCGCCGACGCGGTCCTGCACCTGCCCGCCGCGGCCCTGCCGCGCATCGCCGGCACCGTCGCGGACCCGGCCGCACTCACCGCCGCGGGCGTCGTGGTCGACGGCGACGTCGGCGCCGTCGGGCGGCTGCTGGCCGCGCTCGAGGCCCCCGATCCGGGGTTCGCCATCGTCACCCCGTGA
- a CDS encoding MFS transporter: MRALLLSGMALIAATYGLARFGYGLFLPRFTEAFQMGSAVSGLVQAGSFLSFCLAAVLASRLAARPRLVVVCAGTTAALGSAGVAVAPTVVVLAASVVLAGTGAGFATPGLVTLIERNLAPARQESAQTVVNAGTGAGIVAAGILMLLTTEQWRLGWAAMATMVVLATVATLRADESAHRAQAPEPAPRVRARDLASLARPVAAAALAGASSAAIWTFGRTVMAISRTGEEAYSIAGWMVLGAFGVLGAAAGRIVQVWSLRTAWNVTVVAMAVSTVVLGVAPGSPLAAYVSVAVFGAGYTALCGVLILWATRVVPERASAGTAALFIALAVGQAVGSVLLGVLMGSTTPALTFAVAGLIGVLAVVPAVRHRPRNTSSGRTGAPSRTGIGETRD, translated from the coding sequence ATGCGAGCTCTGCTGCTCAGCGGAATGGCGCTGATCGCGGCGACCTACGGGCTGGCCCGCTTCGGCTACGGGCTCTTCCTTCCCCGGTTCACCGAGGCCTTCCAGATGGGGTCGGCCGTCTCCGGGCTCGTCCAGGCCGGCAGCTTCCTCTCCTTCTGCCTCGCCGCGGTCCTGGCCTCACGTCTGGCCGCCCGCCCGCGGCTGGTCGTGGTGTGCGCCGGGACGACGGCCGCGCTGGGCTCGGCGGGGGTCGCCGTCGCCCCCACCGTGGTCGTCCTCGCCGCGAGCGTGGTGCTGGCCGGCACCGGCGCCGGCTTCGCCACCCCGGGCCTGGTCACGCTCATCGAGCGCAACCTCGCCCCAGCACGCCAGGAGAGCGCCCAGACGGTCGTCAACGCCGGCACCGGGGCGGGCATCGTCGCCGCGGGCATCCTCATGCTGCTCACGACCGAGCAGTGGCGCCTGGGCTGGGCGGCCATGGCCACCATGGTGGTCCTCGCCACCGTCGCCACCCTGAGGGCCGACGAGTCCGCCCACCGGGCCCAGGCTCCGGAACCGGCGCCACGGGTGCGCGCCCGGGACCTGGCGTCCCTGGCCCGGCCCGTTGCCGCGGCCGCGCTGGCCGGCGCCTCGAGTGCCGCGATCTGGACCTTCGGGCGCACGGTCATGGCTATCTCCCGCACGGGCGAGGAGGCGTACTCCATCGCCGGGTGGATGGTCCTGGGGGCCTTCGGGGTGCTGGGCGCCGCCGCCGGGAGGATCGTGCAGGTCTGGAGTCTGCGGACGGCGTGGAACGTGACCGTGGTGGCCATGGCCGTCTCGACGGTCGTCCTGGGGGTGGCGCCGGGGTCGCCCCTGGCCGCGTACGTCTCCGTGGCCGTGTTCGGGGCCGGCTACACCGCACTGTGCGGCGTCCTCATCCTCTGGGCCACCCGTGTGGTCCCGGAGCGTGCCTCCGCGGGCACCGCCGCGCTGTTCATCGCCCTGGCCGTCGGCCAGGCGGTCGGCTCGGTCCTGCTGGGGGTCCTCATGGGCTCCACCACGCCCGCCCTCACCTTCGCGGTCGCCGGCCTCATCGGCGTCCTCGCCGTCGTCCCGGCCGTGCGCCACCGGCCGCGAAACACGTCATCCGGCCGCACGGGGGCGCCGAGCCGAACGGGCATCGGGGAGACGCGCGACTGA
- a CDS encoding GAP family protein → MLAATGASLPIAVGLLAASMPVAVLVLMLVTGGRRGAVAGFLFGWVAGIGAVGALTLAVIDTSLPRDDPAPWAGVVRIVLGVTLLLLGVKQWRSRSRADAEPGRFMTAVDTMTASRAVLVAFLLVAVNPKNAVLVVSGAAAIGTATASVARQVAALALFTVVASLGVAAPVLLRVALGERADPVLAAAKAWMTANSALVMTVVLVVIGAILLGNGLSGLRSG, encoded by the coding sequence GTGCTGGCAGCAACAGGGGCAAGCCTGCCGATCGCGGTGGGCCTGCTCGCCGCGTCCATGCCCGTCGCCGTGCTCGTGCTGATGCTCGTCACCGGCGGGCGGCGGGGCGCGGTCGCCGGGTTCCTGTTCGGGTGGGTCGCCGGGATCGGGGCGGTCGGCGCTCTCACCCTCGCGGTCATCGACACGAGCCTGCCCCGTGACGATCCCGCGCCCTGGGCCGGGGTCGTGCGCATCGTGCTCGGCGTGACCCTGCTCCTGCTGGGCGTCAAGCAGTGGCGGAGCCGGTCCCGGGCGGACGCGGAGCCGGGCCGGTTCATGACGGCCGTCGACACCATGACCGCCTCACGCGCCGTGCTCGTGGCCTTCCTGCTGGTCGCGGTCAACCCGAAGAACGCCGTGCTGGTCGTCTCGGGGGCGGCCGCGATCGGGACCGCCACGGCCTCGGTGGCGCGCCAGGTGGCCGCACTGGCGCTGTTCACGGTGGTGGCCAGTCTCGGGGTGGCCGCACCGGTGCTGCTCCGTGTGGCGCTGGGGGAGCGGGCCGACCCGGTCCTGGCGGCCGCGAAGGCGTGGATGACCGCCAACAGCGCCCTGGTGATGACCGTCGTGCTGGTGGTGATCGGCGCGATCCTGCTCGGCAACGGCCTCAGCGGGCTGCGTTCCGGCTGA
- a CDS encoding calcium/sodium antiporter, whose protein sequence is MTVLDVGRIVVAMALLVSGGELLVRGASALAARVGLSALVIGLTVVSFATSAPELTVTVSSVLGGEPGLAPGNVVGSSIANVLLVLGMSALLAPLAVTLQLLRFDLPLLVLVSAALLLVALDGRVDGVDGALLFAAVVVHGVLTVLLGRRDAASPAAPHGPPTDRPPADPAAGPAPGASVVLSLTLVAVGVGLLVVGATVLVDGAVSIAAALGVSGLVIGLTVVAVGTSLPELATSVIAVRRGQRDLAVGNVVGSCLLNLGLVLGCRRCCSPADCPCRRRRWPWTSR, encoded by the coding sequence ATGACGGTCCTGGACGTGGGTCGCATCGTGGTGGCAATGGCGCTGCTGGTCTCGGGCGGGGAACTGCTGGTGCGCGGGGCCTCCGCGCTGGCCGCCCGCGTGGGCCTCTCGGCCCTGGTCATCGGGCTGACCGTGGTCTCCTTCGCCACCTCGGCCCCCGAGCTGACCGTGACCGTCAGCTCGGTCCTGGGCGGGGAACCGGGACTGGCGCCGGGCAACGTGGTGGGCAGCAGCATCGCCAACGTGCTGCTCGTGCTGGGGATGAGCGCCCTGCTGGCACCGCTGGCGGTCACCCTTCAGCTCCTGCGCTTCGACCTGCCCCTGCTGGTGCTGGTGTCCGCGGCCCTGCTGCTCGTCGCCCTGGACGGCCGGGTCGACGGCGTGGACGGTGCACTCCTGTTCGCGGCGGTGGTCGTCCACGGTGTGCTGACCGTGCTGCTCGGTCGCCGGGACGCCGCATCGCCCGCAGCCCCGCACGGCCCGCCGACGGACCGGCCGCCCGCCGACCCGGCAGCCGGGCCGGCGCCGGGGGCCTCGGTCGTCCTCTCGCTGACCCTGGTCGCGGTGGGGGTCGGTCTGCTGGTGGTCGGGGCCACGGTCCTCGTCGACGGAGCGGTCAGCATCGCCGCGGCCCTGGGGGTCAGCGGCCTCGTCATCGGACTCACGGTGGTCGCGGTGGGGACGTCCCTGCCCGAGCTGGCAACCTCGGTCATCGCGGTGCGCCGCGGGCAACGGGACCTCGCCGTGGGCAACGTGGTGGGCAGCTGCCTGCTGAATCTCGGGCTGGTGCTCGGGTGCCGGCGATGCTGTTCGCCGGCGGACTGCCCGTGCCGGCGGCGGCGGTGGCCCTGGACATCCCGGTGA
- a CDS encoding TetR/AcrR family transcriptional regulator: MLFDRGIRATPVDELLREAEVSAATLYAHFGSKDALVAEALRNRLADWRAVWDQHIVTAGDDMARLLAVFDALADYRGGRHRPARWCAFLAAATELPDAPDEITEVLVADTALLAERLLQLSRPLAGARAQDLADEVLVAYGGALAALLRGRPASPIEVGRRLARSAAEAYSRG; this comes from the coding sequence GTGCTGTTCGACCGTGGCATCCGGGCCACGCCCGTCGACGAACTGCTGCGCGAGGCGGAGGTCTCCGCGGCCACCCTCTATGCGCACTTCGGCAGCAAGGACGCACTGGTCGCCGAGGCCCTGCGGAACCGGCTGGCGGACTGGCGGGCGGTCTGGGACCAGCACATCGTCACGGCCGGCGACGACATGGCGCGGCTGCTGGCGGTGTTCGACGCGCTGGCCGACTACCGGGGTGGCCGGCACCGGCCGGCACGCTGGTGCGCCTTCCTGGCCGCGGCCACCGAGCTGCCGGACGCGCCCGACGAGATCACCGAGGTCCTGGTCGCCGACACCGCCCTGCTCGCCGAGCGGCTCCTGCAGCTGTCCCGCCCCCTCGCCGGGGCGCGTGCCCAGGACCTGGCCGACGAGGTGCTGGTGGCCTACGGCGGAGCTCTGGCCGCACTGTTGCGCGGCCGCCCCGCGTCCCCGATCGAGGTCGGCCGCCGCCTGGCCCGCTCCGCGGCCGAGGCCTATTCGCGGGGCTGA